The Penaeus monodon isolate SGIC_2016 chromosome 8, NSTDA_Pmon_1, whole genome shotgun sequence sequence tgtaagtTCTATATCAgaactaaaatgtttttttgcaaTTCAAAGAAGGGATTATTCAACTAACAAGTTTGGTGTATACATTTGTTATAAACAATAGCCACAAAACATTCAAATATTCTATGCATTGTCGACAGTACTGCAGATTAGTCATTTGACCTAAAGTGGTTAAAGATCTTTCTCAATAAAACACCAGTAAcctacaatatttttattaacatatcaGTGTTGACATTCTCTTGTACAAATAAGCCTTTTTACAGAAGGGAAGGTAGAAAATCTGTTGTAGATTTAGTTGAGAGGATCGATCTTGGgatctgaaaaataaaaataaaagatacattaaTTTCATTAAAGCCTACTGCTCTGTACTGTTATTCTATCAAGGCAATTAGGACCAGCAgatagcaaagaaaagaaaaagaaaagagaagaggaagaagaaaacttaGGACTAAATAGTGATTTTCTAAAATTGGAAGTGAAATGAAAATTACATAGCATATTAGAATACAGAAGACCCAACAAGATATATTACCCTGGAAGGTGAAGGTAGGGAACTTGGTCATGTCAACGCCTGGACCACCACCATACTGACGGGCAACCTTATCCAGCTCCTGCTGCAGCTGCTTTTCTACCTCAGGGGTCATGTCCACCAGCTTGCCACCTGCAGCCCTACAACAAGGATAAAGTAACATATGAAAGCAAAGTCTGACTTGGCCAAATAGCAAATGTACAACTGATGcccaaggtacatataaccatatAGCTCCTCATCCATTCAGCCtattgaacccaaaaatgaaattgacaGCTGTTAACGGTAAGGAACACTTTTTATCGTCATAAACGAACatggggaattttggttttacttctggcaGTTATAACAATATCAAGTAACTTAAACAATtaattatgtctatctat is a genomic window containing:
- the LOC119576137 gene encoding ATP synthase-coupling factor 6, mitochondrial-like, which gives rise to MNVTRLTPKVKTLQTILRRNFGASTVLLKTSDPIQQLFVDKIQEYSKKSKAAGGKLVDMTPEVEKQLQQELDKVARQYGGGPGVDMTKFPTFTFQDPKIDPLN